In a genomic window of Aggregatimonas sangjinii:
- a CDS encoding gliding motility lipoprotein GldH: MRSFFIVLLAFASLVSCDTGLVKSEFKATTNGVWEKDNQIEFTFSELDSLAQYNMFINVRNDDTFPYNNLFLIAELNGPDGSVEKDTLEYQMADPDGTWLGQGYGSLKENKLWYKENIVFPSSGVYTLKVAHAMRKNGKVNGVEQLQGITDVGFEIEQRNK; this comes from the coding sequence ATGCGTAGTTTTTTTATTGTACTTCTAGCGTTTGCTTCGCTGGTTTCCTGTGATACAGGTCTAGTGAAATCGGAATTTAAGGCCACTACTAACGGGGTTTGGGAAAAAGATAATCAAATTGAGTTTACCTTTTCAGAATTAGATAGCCTTGCCCAATATAATATGTTCATCAACGTTAGAAATGATGATACCTTCCCATACAACAATCTATTTTTGATTGCCGAGCTTAATGGCCCCGATGGAAGTGTTGAAAAAGACACTTTGGAGTACCAAATGGCAGACCCTGATGGTACTTGGCTGGGACAGGGCTACGGCAGTTTAAAGGAGAATAAATTGTGGTATAAAGAGAACATCGTTTTTCCGTCTTCAGGCGTATATACCCTAAAGGTGGCGCACGCCATGCGCAAGAACGGCAAAGTGAATGGGGTGGAGCAACTACAGGGCATCACCGATGTAGGTTTCGAGATTGAACAACGAAATAAGTAA
- a CDS encoding outer membrane beta-barrel protein gives MGKKKLDELFQEKFDNFEQVPDEKVWQSLEASLDKKKRRAIPLWWKLGGVAAVLVIGLLAINPFSDADGEPALTDIEQKTDSLERENTKENRILDTTDTDETQLTDTNSQDTDEGNAADKQSHPSKNTNPDPKKELQLSPTSENGGESQLTSVQKERSNKSDPNINAQITESTDNESTEGIDPKENLKELNEIDQESVVAQKDPKKSVSDESVNGVIAQQEDRPNSVEEKKDGLMKSAENTEIAQNDSVQEEENLEDQTVEEGNKKSIFDEIKQQEETEIAENEPRKRWSAGPSVAPVYFDAFGEGSPVHSILVPNSKSGETNLSYGLSVNYEINDRLSVRSGLHKVAYGYDTGDVEFSSSLDGAITDQMDNIDYATTARNLVVRSKAGASAVSVSESDSNQAFDANSSNASIARNGTMSQQFGYLEVPLELNYALVDRKVGINVIGGFSSLFLIDNSVSLTSGNETTEMGEANNVNEVNFSTNIGLGIDYNVTPKIKLNLEPLFKYQLNTFSQVDGTFNPFSIGIYSGLTFKF, from the coding sequence ATGGGTAAAAAGAAACTCGACGAACTCTTTCAGGAGAAGTTCGACAACTTTGAGCAGGTCCCGGACGAAAAAGTCTGGCAGTCCCTTGAAGCGTCCCTGGATAAGAAAAAAAGGCGGGCGATTCCGCTTTGGTGGAAACTTGGTGGCGTAGCAGCAGTGCTAGTCATTGGTCTATTGGCCATTAATCCCTTTTCGGATGCTGATGGAGAACCTGCCCTGACCGACATTGAGCAAAAGACGGATTCCTTGGAACGAGAGAACACCAAGGAAAATAGAATTTTAGATACGACGGATACCGATGAAACCCAGCTAACCGATACAAATTCGCAGGACACCGACGAGGGTAATGCCGCCGACAAGCAATCGCACCCTTCTAAAAACACAAATCCAGATCCCAAAAAAGAGCTACAACTTTCGCCCACTTCAGAAAACGGGGGAGAATCGCAGCTTACATCCGTTCAAAAAGAAAGGTCGAATAAAAGCGACCCAAATATCAATGCTCAAATCACTGAATCAACTGACAACGAATCAACAGAAGGCATCGATCCAAAAGAAAATCTTAAGGAACTGAATGAAATTGACCAAGAAAGTGTTGTTGCACAAAAAGACCCAAAAAAATCGGTTTCCGATGAATCCGTAAATGGGGTTATCGCACAGCAAGAAGACCGACCGAATTCTGTAGAGGAGAAGAAAGACGGTTTAATGAAATCTGCTGAAAACACTGAAATTGCTCAGAACGATAGCGTTCAAGAAGAGGAAAATCTCGAAGACCAAACCGTTGAAGAAGGAAATAAAAAATCGATTTTTGACGAAATAAAGCAGCAGGAAGAAACAGAAATCGCAGAAAACGAACCCAGAAAAAGATGGTCTGCTGGACCGAGTGTCGCCCCGGTGTATTTTGACGCCTTCGGAGAGGGTTCCCCAGTTCATTCTATTTTGGTACCCAACTCTAAATCGGGGGAAACCAATTTGAGCTACGGACTTTCGGTGAATTATGAGATAAATGATCGCCTGAGTGTACGCTCCGGTCTGCACAAGGTTGCGTATGGCTATGATACCGGTGATGTCGAGTTCTCCTCGTCTTTGGATGGTGCCATTACCGATCAGATGGACAATATCGATTATGCGACGACGGCAAGGAACCTCGTTGTAAGAAGTAAAGCTGGTGCTTCCGCTGTTTCGGTAAGCGAAAGCGATTCCAATCAAGCATTTGACGCTAATAGTTCGAACGCATCCATTGCCCGCAACGGCACGATGTCGCAGCAATTCGGTTATTTAGAAGTTCCTTTGGAATTGAACTATGCCTTGGTTGATCGTAAAGTGGGTATCAACGTCATTGGTGGTTTTAGTTCGCTTTTCTTGATAGACAACTCGGTTTCGTTGACCTCAGGGAACGAAACGACGGAAATGGGTGAAGCCAATAACGTCAACGAGGTGAACTTTAGCACCAACATTGGTCTGGGCATCGATTATAATGTTACACCGAAAATCAAATTGAATCTCGAACCGTTGTTCAAGTACCAACTCAATACTTTTAGCCAGGTAGATGGTACGTTCAATCCCTTTTCGATAGGTATTTATAGTGGTTTAACCTTTAAGTTTTAA
- the trpS gene encoding tryptophan--tRNA ligase produces the protein MARILTGIQSTGVPHLGNILGAIIPAIKMAENPENESFLFIADMHSLTQIKNGEELRTNTYATAAAWLAFGLDIDKSVFYRQSDVPQVTELAWYLSCFFPYQRLTLAHSFKDKADRLEDVNAGLFTYPMLMAADILLYDAHIIPVGKDQLQHIEMTRDVASRFHAQLGETFVLPDAKVQEQTMYIPGTDGEKMSKSKGNLINLFQSDKQLRKQLMGIISDSTPMEAPKNPKNDTTFALYKILAAQPQIEEMSANYLAGDYGYGHAKQALYEVIVEKFGDAREKFDYYMNNTSEIDAALDLGAQKARKVADGVLERVRGKLGY, from the coding sequence ATGGCAAGAATCTTAACAGGCATACAAAGTACGGGAGTACCACATTTGGGAAATATTTTAGGAGCAATTATCCCCGCCATAAAAATGGCGGAAAATCCGGAAAACGAATCGTTTTTGTTTATTGCCGATATGCACTCCCTTACCCAAATTAAAAATGGGGAAGAACTCAGAACCAACACCTATGCGACCGCCGCGGCTTGGTTGGCCTTTGGTCTGGATATCGATAAATCGGTTTTTTATCGTCAGAGCGATGTGCCCCAAGTGACAGAACTGGCCTGGTATCTCAGTTGTTTTTTTCCGTATCAACGGTTGACGCTTGCCCATTCGTTCAAGGATAAGGCAGACCGTTTGGAAGATGTTAACGCGGGGCTCTTTACCTATCCGATGTTAATGGCCGCCGATATCCTGCTTTATGACGCCCATATCATACCCGTTGGGAAAGATCAACTGCAACATATTGAAATGACCCGCGACGTGGCCTCCCGTTTTCATGCACAATTGGGAGAGACTTTCGTGTTGCCCGACGCCAAAGTACAGGAACAGACCATGTACATTCCCGGAACGGATGGCGAAAAAATGAGTAAAAGCAAGGGCAACTTGATCAACCTGTTTCAATCGGACAAGCAATTGCGCAAACAGCTCATGGGAATCATATCGGACAGTACGCCAATGGAGGCGCCCAAGAACCCCAAAAACGACACCACCTTTGCACTTTATAAAATACTGGCTGCCCAGCCCCAAATCGAAGAAATGAGTGCCAATTACCTCGCCGGGGACTATGGTTATGGCCATGCCAAACAGGCACTGTATGAGGTAATCGTTGAAAAATTCGGCGATGCCCGCGAGAAGTTCGATTATTATATGAACAATACCAGTGAAATTGATGCCGCCCTCGATTTAGGAGCTCAAAAGGCCAGGAAAGTGGCAGATGGCGTTTTGGAACGGGTACGGGGCAAGCTGGGTTATTAG
- a CDS encoding lysophospholipid acyltransferase family protein — translation MTKLLKNIGYTLYRIWFYILVALPIFIFFPFLLVCSLREEWYPQFFWMARNLWANTILYGMGCPPTISREQDFEKGKSYMLVANHTSMLDIMLMLKVSKTPFVFVGKKELVKIPIFGFFYKRVCILVDREDAKSRTGVYRRAQRRLQQGTSICIFPEGGVPDEHILLDTFKDGAFRMAIAHKIPVAPITFYDGKRRFSFTFLSGGPGILRAKVHRFFETGILAEEDKLTLREEVRDVILKELQRQKTA, via the coding sequence ATGACCAAACTCCTCAAAAATATTGGGTACACCCTATACCGTATTTGGTTCTATATTTTGGTCGCACTTCCCATTTTTATCTTCTTTCCCTTTTTATTGGTTTGTAGTTTAAGGGAGGAATGGTACCCTCAATTCTTCTGGATGGCCCGAAACCTTTGGGCCAACACTATTTTATACGGAATGGGATGTCCGCCTACAATCAGTCGCGAACAAGATTTTGAAAAAGGCAAAAGCTATATGCTTGTGGCGAACCACACCAGTATGCTCGATATTATGTTGATGCTGAAAGTTAGTAAGACCCCTTTTGTCTTTGTTGGTAAGAAAGAATTGGTCAAGATCCCCATTTTCGGATTTTTTTACAAAAGGGTCTGTATCCTGGTCGATCGTGAAGATGCCAAAAGTCGCACCGGGGTGTACCGCCGCGCACAGCGAAGATTACAACAGGGCACAAGTATCTGCATATTTCCGGAGGGTGGCGTGCCGGATGAACATATTCTTTTGGATACTTTTAAGGATGGTGCCTTTAGAATGGCCATTGCTCACAAAATACCTGTTGCTCCCATTACCTTTTATGATGGTAAAAGACGGTTTTCATTTACGTTTTTAAGTGGGGGGCCAGGAATACTACGTGCCAAAGTGCATCGTTTCTTTGAGACGGGTATTTTAGCTGAGGAGGATAAATTGACCCTGCGAGAGGAGGTTCGGGACGTTATTTTAAAAGAGCTTCAACGTCAGAAAACTGCTTGA
- a CDS encoding stage 0 sporulation family protein, with product MACSSCSTGTDGQPRGCKNNGTCGSDGCNKLTVFDWLSNMSLPSGERAFDCVEVRFKNSRKEFFRNTENLSLSIGDVVATQAQSGHDIGMVTLVGELVKVQMKRKKVDFKDEALPKVYRKASQSDIDKWQKCRDREEEIKKRAREMAIILKLQMKISDVEFQGDGSKATFYYTAEERVDFRQLIKDMAKAFSIRIEMRQIGYRQEAQRLGGIGSCGRELCCSTWLSDFRSVSTSAARYQQLSLNPQKLAGQCGKLKCCLNYELDTYLEALKDFPSQDTKLMTEKGIAFCQKTDIFKATLWFSYKDDPANWHTLSKEQVQEIRAKNKKKEKVASLEEYAIENYVVEEKVLFENVVGQDSLTRFDRPKRSRNSKNRNKNKNRNRNKKSGNAQTKSNSGNRGPANKSEGGKGQGGNRNRKRRNNNRNKNQNNTKQQPKNA from the coding sequence ATGGCATGTAGTAGTTGTTCGACCGGAACGGACGGACAACCACGTGGCTGCAAGAACAATGGTACTTGTGGCTCTGATGGTTGTAATAAATTAACTGTTTTTGATTGGCTTTCCAATATGTCGCTACCTTCTGGCGAGCGCGCTTTCGACTGTGTTGAGGTGCGGTTTAAGAACAGCCGAAAAGAATTCTTCAGAAATACCGAAAATCTTTCTTTATCGATCGGCGACGTCGTTGCAACGCAGGCTCAATCGGGTCATGATATTGGTATGGTAACCCTTGTGGGGGAGCTGGTGAAAGTGCAGATGAAGCGCAAGAAAGTCGATTTTAAGGATGAAGCGCTTCCTAAAGTCTATCGCAAGGCTTCGCAAAGCGATATCGATAAATGGCAAAAATGTCGCGACCGTGAGGAAGAAATCAAAAAACGGGCTAGGGAAATGGCCATCATTTTGAAGCTGCAGATGAAAATTTCCGATGTAGAATTTCAGGGCGATGGATCAAAGGCAACTTTTTATTACACCGCTGAGGAGCGCGTAGATTTTAGGCAGTTGATCAAGGATATGGCGAAGGCCTTTTCCATCCGTATCGAAATGCGCCAAATCGGATACCGCCAAGAAGCGCAACGCTTGGGTGGCATCGGATCATGTGGTCGTGAGCTGTGTTGCTCGACCTGGTTGTCCGATTTTAGATCGGTCAGTACTTCCGCGGCACGGTACCAGCAGCTTTCCTTGAATCCGCAAAAACTTGCCGGACAATGCGGGAAGTTGAAATGTTGCCTCAATTACGAGTTGGATACCTATCTGGAAGCCTTAAAGGATTTTCCATCGCAGGATACCAAGCTCATGACCGAGAAAGGCATCGCTTTCTGTCAAAAAACTGATATTTTTAAAGCCACTCTTTGGTTCTCGTACAAAGATGACCCCGCAAACTGGCATACGCTATCCAAAGAACAGGTACAGGAAATTCGCGCGAAGAACAAGAAGAAGGAAAAAGTGGCAAGTTTAGAGGAATACGCCATCGAAAACTATGTGGTAGAAGAAAAGGTATTGTTCGAGAATGTGGTGGGCCAGGACAGCCTGACCCGCTTCGACAGACCCAAGCGAAGCCGAAATAGTAAAAATCGGAACAAGAACAAGAACCGCAACCGAAATAAGAAAAGTGGCAATGCGCAAACCAAGAGCAATTCCGGAAATCGGGGGCCAGCAAACAAGAGCGAAGGCGGCAAAGGACAAGGTGGAAACCGGAACCGAAAGCGGCGCAACAACAATCGGAATAAAAATCAGAACAACACAAAGCAACAGCCTAAAAATGCGTAG
- a CDS encoding RNA polymerase sigma factor gives MSLEELVHNCKQGNRGAQEQLYRRYASVLYGICLKYSRNKAEAEDSLHDSFMTIYNKIGQYGAKGSFEGWIKRITVNTVLQKYRKQEHLKVVSENVADEIEVAVDQENIDLQTLLGYIQQLPNKYRLTFNMYVLDGYSHQEIAQQLGTSEGTSKSNLSRARVLLKEKIEADYSRSALGVLFILIGESASERKRMKKKIKKLTKPLENG, from the coding sequence TTGAGTTTAGAAGAACTCGTACATAACTGCAAGCAAGGTAATCGCGGGGCACAGGAGCAATTGTACCGCCGTTATGCCAGTGTGCTGTACGGTATTTGCTTAAAATACTCACGCAATAAAGCAGAAGCCGAAGATAGCTTGCACGATAGCTTTATGACTATCTATAATAAAATCGGTCAATATGGTGCAAAAGGTTCCTTCGAGGGATGGATCAAACGTATTACGGTAAACACTGTTCTACAGAAATACCGCAAACAGGAGCATCTGAAAGTGGTCTCCGAAAATGTAGCCGATGAAATCGAAGTAGCAGTAGATCAAGAAAATATAGATTTACAAACACTACTCGGCTACATTCAACAACTGCCCAATAAATATCGCCTAACCTTTAATATGTATGTTCTCGATGGATATTCCCATCAGGAAATCGCCCAACAATTGGGTACTTCCGAAGGTACTTCGAAATCCAACCTTTCGAGGGCGCGGGTATTGTTAAAAGAGAAAATCGAGGCCGATTACAGCCGATCTGCCCTTGGGGTGCTGTTTATCCTTATCGGGGAAAGCGCATCTGAACGGAAACGCATGAAAAAGAAAATCAAAAAATTGACTAAACCATTAGAAAATGGGTAA
- a CDS encoding transglycosylase domain-containing protein has product MAKAAKKKKETTGFFKFIKWFWILFAAGILSATLLFLAASWGWFGEMPTFERLENPQTNLATQIISSDGVALGNFYLDDNRTPVAYDDLPQNLIDALIATEDARYNDHAGIDARGTLRAFAYLGSKGGASTISQQLARQLFVGVRTKNKFEAIKQKIKEWVIATRLERAYTKEEIIAMYFNIYDFGNNADGIRSASKIYFGKEPKQLKIEEAAMLVGMFKNSSLYNPIPRRNPVGTKNRRDVVLAQMAKYDYITEAQKDSLQALEMNLNFSPQSHRDGLATYFRMYVQGFMNNWIKKNPKPALEGQRDKWNIYLDGLKIYTTVDSRMQKNAEEAVSEHMKNLQAEFFHQNTPDRNRTTPFLDLEKSQINGIIERAMKTSDRWRSMKRSGKSEEEIRASFDKKIDMTVFDWNSDIQEKDTVMSPRDSIFYYKTFLRSAMMSMEPQTGHVKAWVGGINYKHFQYDNVYQGARQAGSTFKPFVYAAAIDQLRLSPCDTRPDTQYCIEAQKHGNTDKWCPENASLQYSGKDYTLKKALANSVNTVTAQLIDMVGPKSVVSIARSMGLTKEILEVPAIALGTPDTNVYEMVGAYGTFANQGVYVKPVMITRIEDKNGTVLYEYVPETKDVLSKEVAYAMVDLMKGVTQAGSGMRLRHTSQKNETVYKEIVTGYPYELRNPIAGKTGTTQNQSDGWFMGMVPNLVTGVWVGGEERSVHFKSITYGQGAAMALPIWGLYMKKNYANEELGVSDKDFVKPRGMSIELDCDKIQEEMQKDQDTDDDLDDIGI; this is encoded by the coding sequence ATGGCAAAAGCGGCAAAGAAAAAAAAGGAAACAACAGGTTTCTTTAAGTTTATCAAATGGTTTTGGATTTTATTCGCCGCGGGAATATTGTCTGCGACGCTATTATTTTTGGCTGCATCCTGGGGCTGGTTCGGCGAGATGCCAACCTTCGAACGACTAGAAAATCCGCAAACCAATTTAGCCACCCAGATTATTTCTTCAGACGGTGTGGCACTCGGGAATTTTTATTTGGATGATAATAGAACTCCGGTAGCCTATGACGATTTACCTCAGAATTTGATAGATGCCCTAATCGCTACCGAAGATGCAAGATATAACGACCATGCAGGAATAGATGCACGAGGTACACTAAGGGCTTTTGCATATTTGGGGAGCAAGGGTGGAGCGAGTACGATTTCACAACAACTGGCAAGACAGCTGTTCGTAGGTGTACGGACCAAAAATAAATTCGAAGCGATTAAGCAGAAAATAAAGGAATGGGTCATCGCAACCCGTTTGGAACGTGCGTATACCAAGGAGGAAATCATTGCCATGTATTTCAATATCTACGATTTCGGCAACAATGCCGATGGTATTCGGTCAGCCTCAAAAATTTATTTTGGTAAGGAGCCCAAACAACTGAAAATAGAGGAGGCGGCTATGTTGGTGGGCATGTTCAAAAATTCATCGCTTTACAATCCGATTCCGAGGAGAAACCCAGTTGGCACCAAAAATCGACGTGATGTGGTTTTGGCACAAATGGCCAAGTACGATTATATTACCGAAGCCCAAAAAGACTCGTTGCAAGCTTTGGAAATGAATCTCAATTTCAGTCCGCAATCGCATAGAGATGGCTTGGCCACCTATTTTAGGATGTACGTACAGGGTTTTATGAACAACTGGATCAAGAAGAACCCGAAACCGGCTTTGGAAGGTCAGCGCGATAAATGGAATATTTATTTAGATGGATTAAAAATATACACCACGGTAGATTCAAGGATGCAGAAAAATGCCGAGGAAGCGGTATCCGAACATATGAAAAATCTTCAAGCGGAGTTTTTTCACCAAAATACTCCCGATCGCAATAGAACAACACCATTTTTGGATCTTGAAAAAAGCCAGATCAATGGTATTATTGAACGGGCGATGAAAACATCTGACCGTTGGCGTTCGATGAAACGGTCCGGAAAATCCGAGGAGGAGATTCGAGCGTCTTTCGACAAAAAAATAGACATGACCGTTTTCGATTGGAATAGCGATATCCAGGAAAAGGATACGGTCATGAGTCCGAGAGATTCCATTTTTTATTACAAGACGTTTCTGCGAAGCGCGATGATGAGTATGGAGCCGCAAACGGGTCATGTAAAGGCTTGGGTAGGGGGTATCAACTATAAACACTTTCAGTACGACAATGTGTACCAGGGCGCCCGTCAAGCAGGTTCTACCTTTAAGCCATTTGTCTACGCAGCTGCAATCGATCAGTTACGGCTTTCGCCCTGCGATACCCGGCCCGACACCCAATATTGTATCGAAGCGCAAAAACATGGTAATACGGACAAATGGTGCCCTGAAAATGCCTCTTTGCAATATTCCGGTAAGGATTACACCTTAAAAAAGGCCTTGGCCAATTCGGTCAATACCGTGACCGCTCAGCTTATCGATATGGTCGGCCCTAAATCGGTAGTTTCAATCGCCAGAAGTATGGGCTTGACCAAAGAAATTCTAGAGGTACCCGCAATAGCCTTGGGAACACCCGATACCAATGTCTACGAAATGGTCGGTGCCTATGGTACTTTTGCCAACCAGGGAGTATATGTAAAACCGGTAATGATTACTCGTATCGAAGATAAGAACGGGACGGTCTTATATGAATACGTACCGGAAACTAAGGACGTGTTGAGCAAGGAAGTTGCCTATGCCATGGTAGATTTAATGAAAGGAGTTACACAAGCCGGTTCCGGAATGCGGCTTCGGCATACTTCGCAAAAGAACGAGACTGTTTACAAAGAAATTGTTACCGGATATCCATATGAACTCAGAAACCCTATTGCAGGGAAAACCGGGACCACACAAAACCAGAGCGATGGTTGGTTTATGGGCATGGTTCCGAATTTGGTTACCGGAGTTTGGGTAGGTGGGGAGGAAAGGTCCGTGCACTTTAAAAGTATCACATACGGCCAGGGTGCTGCCATGGCGCTACCCATTTGGGGGCTGTATATGAAAAAGAACTACGCCAACGAAGAGCTGGGAGTCTCCGACAAGGACTTTGTTAAACCCCGCGGCATGTCCATTGAACTGGACTGTGATAAAATACAGGAAGAAATGCAAAAAGACCAAGATACCGATGACGATTTAGATGACATTGGCATTTAG
- the recA gene encoding recombinase RecA, producing MSSEKDAKLKALKLTLDKMDKTYGKGAVMKMGDTVVADVEVIPSGSLGLDIALGVGGYPRGRVVEIYGPESSGKTTLTLHAIAEAQKNGGIAAFIDAEHAFDRFYAEKLGVDIDNLIISQPDNGEQALEITDNLIRSGAIDIVVIDSVAALTPKSEIEGEMGDSKMGLHARLMSQALRKLTGSISKTHCTVIFINQLREKIGVMFGNPETTTGGNALKFYASVRLDIRRSTQIKDTDGSVKGNKTRVKVVKNKVAPPFRTTEFDIMYGEGISKVGEIIDLGVEYEIIKKSGSWFSYGDTKLGQGRDGVKNLLLDNPELFEELDAKIREAINALK from the coding sequence ATGAGTTCGGAAAAAGATGCAAAATTAAAGGCCTTGAAATTAACCCTTGATAAGATGGATAAAACCTACGGAAAGGGTGCCGTCATGAAGATGGGCGATACGGTCGTAGCGGATGTAGAGGTCATTCCCTCGGGATCGTTAGGCCTGGATATCGCTTTGGGTGTAGGAGGATATCCGCGAGGACGGGTAGTCGAAATATACGGTCCGGAATCTTCCGGTAAAACTACATTGACCTTGCATGCTATTGCAGAGGCACAAAAAAATGGTGGGATAGCCGCTTTTATAGATGCAGAACACGCTTTTGATCGTTTTTATGCGGAAAAATTAGGGGTGGATATCGATAACCTCATCATTTCACAACCAGACAACGGTGAGCAGGCCTTGGAAATTACCGACAACCTTATTCGTTCGGGTGCCATTGATATCGTGGTCATAGATTCCGTCGCAGCATTGACGCCAAAAAGCGAAATCGAAGGCGAAATGGGAGACTCTAAAATGGGACTCCACGCACGATTGATGTCCCAAGCACTTCGTAAACTTACCGGTTCGATCAGCAAAACACACTGTACCGTAATATTCATCAACCAGTTGCGTGAAAAAATCGGGGTTATGTTCGGGAATCCCGAAACCACTACCGGCGGGAACGCCCTAAAGTTTTACGCTTCGGTACGGTTAGATATCCGGCGCTCGACCCAGATAAAGGATACCGACGGCTCGGTAAAGGGTAACAAGACGCGTGTAAAGGTGGTGAAGAACAAGGTAGCCCCCCCATTTAGAACAACCGAATTCGATATCATGTACGGCGAGGGCATCTCTAAAGTAGGCGAGATTATCGACCTTGGCGTGGAGTACGAAATCATCAAGAAAAGTGGTTCTTGGTTCAGTTATGGGGACACCAAATTAGGACAAGGACGCGACGGCGTGAAGAATCTGCTACTTGACAATCCCGAGCTTTTTGAGGAGTTGGATGCCAAGATACGCGAAGCCATAAACGCGCTTAAGTAG
- a CDS encoding rhodanese-related sulfurtransferase encodes MQLYNTLSAKERAALIQEAGHERLTISFYKYAHIGNTSLFRNHLFIHWNELDVLGRIYVAHEGINAQLSVPAENFEAFKKHLDTISFLKGVRLNIAIEQDNMSFLKLKVKVRKKIVADGLNDDTFDVTNKGIHVDAEEFNTLIEDPDTVLVDMRNHYESEIGHFKNAITPDVDTFRDSLDTIEAELADHKEDKKLVMYCTGGIRCEKASAYYKHKGFKQVYQLEGGIIEYARQVENKKLENKFMGKNFVFDHRRGERISEDVISQCHQCGIACDVHENCANEACHLLFIQCAECKEKMDNCCSEECKQVHNLPYEEQKALRKGKGASNKIFKKGRSPVLKFKK; translated from the coding sequence ATGCAACTGTACAATACCTTAAGTGCAAAGGAAAGAGCTGCCCTTATTCAAGAGGCGGGCCATGAAAGACTGACCATTTCTTTCTATAAATATGCACATATCGGCAATACGTCGCTATTCAGAAACCATTTATTCATTCATTGGAACGAACTTGATGTGCTTGGCCGTATTTATGTTGCTCATGAGGGCATAAACGCGCAATTATCTGTTCCTGCGGAGAATTTCGAGGCCTTTAAAAAGCATCTGGATACGATATCCTTTTTAAAGGGTGTGCGCTTGAATATCGCCATCGAACAGGATAATATGTCGTTCCTGAAATTGAAAGTGAAGGTGCGTAAAAAAATCGTTGCCGACGGGCTCAATGACGATACTTTTGATGTAACGAACAAAGGCATTCATGTAGACGCCGAAGAATTCAATACGCTGATCGAAGACCCGGATACGGTATTGGTAGATATGCGTAACCATTACGAAAGCGAAATAGGCCATTTTAAAAATGCCATCACGCCCGATGTGGATACGTTTCGCGATTCCTTGGATACCATTGAAGCGGAGTTGGCAGACCATAAGGAAGATAAAAAGCTGGTCATGTACTGCACCGGGGGCATTCGCTGTGAAAAAGCCAGTGCCTATTACAAGCATAAAGGGTTCAAACAAGTCTACCAGCTTGAAGGAGGTATCATCGAATACGCTAGGCAAGTAGAAAACAAAAAACTAGAAAACAAGTTCATGGGCAAGAACTTTGTCTTTGACCACCGACGGGGCGAACGTATTTCTGAAGATGTCATCTCACAATGCCACCAATGCGGAATTGCTTGTGATGTTCATGAAAATTGTGCCAATGAAGCCTGCCACCTCTTGTTTATCCAATGTGCGGAGTGCAAGGAGAAAATGGATAATTGTTGCTCTGAAGAATGCAAACAAGTACACAACTTGCCCTATGAGGAACAAAAGGCGCTACGCAAGGGGAAAGGTGCCAGTAATAAAATCTTTAAAAAAGGCCGGTCTCCCGTTTTGAAGTTTAAGAAGTGA